In one window of Nakamurella sp. PAMC28650 DNA:
- a CDS encoding DedA family protein, with the protein MNPTHLAGILPSWLNAQGLVDSMGSWALLVIALITFAECGILIGFFLPGDTLLFISGLLVATHKFHVNLFLTIVILAVAAFVGNLVGYAIGYKAGPLIFDKPNARFFKKEYVEKSSAFFDKYGKVAVILARFVPIVRTVATVMAGVSKMNVRLYTLYSAIGGVIWVAGVTVAGYFLGQIKFIADHVDVILVGAVVVVVLISAVPAFLHLRQRKRAQDVTGAS; encoded by the coding sequence GTGAACCCCACCCACCTCGCCGGCATCCTTCCGTCCTGGCTCAACGCCCAGGGCCTCGTCGACTCGATGGGTTCCTGGGCCCTGCTGGTCATCGCACTCATCACCTTCGCCGAATGCGGAATCCTGATCGGGTTCTTCCTGCCCGGCGACACGCTGTTGTTCATCTCGGGTCTCCTGGTCGCCACCCACAAGTTCCACGTGAACCTGTTCCTGACCATCGTCATCCTGGCCGTCGCCGCGTTCGTCGGGAACCTGGTCGGCTACGCGATCGGCTACAAGGCCGGGCCGCTGATCTTCGACAAGCCGAACGCCAGGTTCTTCAAGAAGGAGTACGTCGAGAAGTCCAGTGCCTTCTTCGACAAGTACGGCAAGGTCGCGGTGATCCTGGCCCGCTTCGTGCCGATCGTCCGCACCGTGGCCACCGTGATGGCCGGTGTCTCGAAGATGAACGTCCGGCTCTACACCCTGTACTCGGCCATCGGCGGGGTCATCTGGGTGGCCGGCGTGACCGTGGCCGGCTACTTCCTCGGCCAGATCAAGTTCATCGCCGACCACGTCGACGTCATCCTGGTCGGGGCCGTCGTGGTGGTCGTGCTCATCTCCGCCGTCCCCGCGTTCCTGCACCTACGCCAGCGCAAGCGCGCCCAGGACGTCACCGGCGCCAGCTGA
- a CDS encoding RNA methyltransferase — protein sequence MPEVGVGPAPHPWPEDPRLDPELLAGGDRRNVVDAYRYWRREAIVADLDLRRYPFEVAIENFGHDHNIGTVVRTANAFAAARVHIVGRRRWNRRGAMVTDRYQHLDHHADVDSLVRHAQQQGLIVVAVDNVPGSVRIETAVLPRDALLLFGSESQGLTPEAKAAAAMTVSIAQFGSTRSINAGVAAGIAMHAWIRQHADLAGSW from the coding sequence ATGCCTGAGGTCGGCGTCGGTCCGGCTCCGCACCCTTGGCCCGAGGATCCAAGGCTCGATCCGGAACTGCTGGCCGGCGGCGACCGTCGCAACGTCGTCGACGCGTACCGGTACTGGCGCCGAGAGGCGATCGTCGCTGATCTGGACCTGCGCCGGTACCCGTTCGAGGTGGCCATCGAGAATTTCGGCCACGATCACAACATCGGCACCGTGGTGCGCACGGCGAATGCCTTTGCCGCGGCCCGCGTCCACATCGTCGGTCGGCGTCGGTGGAACCGCCGTGGTGCGATGGTGACGGACCGCTACCAGCATCTGGACCACCATGCCGACGTCGACTCGCTGGTCCGTCATGCGCAACAGCAGGGACTGATCGTCGTTGCGGTGGACAACGTTCCGGGATCCGTCCGGATCGAGACGGCCGTTCTTCCGCGCGACGCTCTGCTGCTGTTCGGCTCGGAGTCCCAGGGATTGACTCCCGAGGCGAAAGCGGCGGCGGCGATGACGGTGTCGATAGCCCAGTTCGGATCGACCCGCTCGATCAACGCCGGGGTCGCGGCCGGCATCGCCATGCATGCGTGGATCCGGCAGCACGCCGATCTGGCCGGGTCGTGGTGA
- the pyrE gene encoding orotate phosphoribosyltransferase: MTAESSAAAQAPVPDAAAKARLAELVSRLAVVYGRVTLSSGREADYYVDLRRATLQHEAGPLIGVLLRQLTADWDFAAVGGLTLGADPVATAIMHAPGRPIDSFVVRKAAKSHGMQRQIEGPDVVGRRVLVVEDTTTTGASPLQAVQALREIGAEVVGVATIVDRDTGADQVLAAQGLSYRYLLGLADLGLG, from the coding sequence GTGACCGCCGAATCCTCAGCCGCTGCGCAGGCCCCTGTTCCGGACGCCGCCGCCAAGGCCCGACTGGCCGAGCTGGTTTCCCGCCTGGCCGTCGTGTACGGCCGCGTCACGTTGTCCTCCGGTCGGGAGGCCGACTACTACGTCGATCTACGCCGGGCGACTCTGCAGCACGAAGCGGGTCCGCTGATCGGGGTGTTGCTCCGACAGCTGACCGCAGACTGGGACTTCGCCGCGGTCGGCGGGCTGACCCTGGGCGCCGATCCGGTGGCGACGGCGATCATGCACGCCCCGGGCCGTCCGATCGATTCCTTCGTCGTTCGCAAGGCAGCGAAATCCCATGGCATGCAACGACAGATCGAGGGTCCTGACGTCGTGGGCAGGCGCGTGCTGGTGGTCGAGGACACCACGACGACCGGTGCCTCACCACTGCAGGCGGTCCAGGCGCTTCGCGAGATCGGTGCCGAGGTCGTCGGTGTCGCGACCATCGTCGACCGGGACACCGGGGCCGATCAGGTGCTGGCCGCCCAGGGCCTGAGCTACCGGTACCTGCTGGGTCTGGCCGATCTGGGGTTGGGCTGA